The Bifidobacterium eulemuris genome includes a window with the following:
- a CDS encoding LacI family DNA-binding transcriptional regulator, with amino-acid sequence MKRDSGRKPSMGDVAAAVGVSKTTISRYLHGEYGYMSDETKARIEAAIKELGYRPNRMAQGLKSTVSNMVGVTIADIGNPFSSQMLKGIQQELRARDIQLLVSDSNNDPAIERANIEALLDAQVDGLIVNTVGGNDAYLTAYCTGGEPKPMVMLDRFVRPLVCDCVATNNHEATVEMLDHVAAQGFSHVVFVTRSDRGVSTRSIRREAVERYLAGRGTSGGGASADGVLGDGTSGDVSLDEGALSGEVLVYDGGVDDLRARLAAVVGERGVGRVCLFANNEESMRDVMEAMSELDGERGHVGVCAFADERWARYSGEGITCLDQQPVLMGRTVAKALLARTYDGGDDEASVAEAIAVDGVVVAARNDGHLLCEVPAQLHIHASTRL; translated from the coding sequence ATGAAACGAGACTCTGGACGCAAGCCGAGCATGGGGGATGTGGCGGCCGCGGTCGGAGTGTCGAAAACCACGATCTCGCGCTATCTGCATGGCGAGTACGGGTATATGTCCGACGAGACGAAAGCCAGGATCGAGGCGGCCATCAAGGAGCTTGGCTATCGGCCGAACCGGATGGCGCAGGGGCTGAAATCCACCGTGAGCAATATGGTGGGCGTGACGATCGCCGACATCGGCAATCCGTTCAGCTCGCAGATGCTCAAGGGCATCCAGCAGGAGCTGCGCGCGCGCGACATCCAGCTGCTGGTCAGCGATTCGAACAACGACCCGGCGATTGAACGCGCGAATATCGAGGCGCTGCTCGACGCGCAGGTGGACGGGCTGATCGTGAACACGGTGGGTGGCAACGACGCGTACCTCACGGCCTACTGCACCGGCGGCGAACCCAAGCCGATGGTGATGCTCGACCGTTTCGTGCGGCCGCTGGTATGCGATTGCGTGGCGACCAACAACCATGAGGCCACGGTCGAGATGCTCGACCATGTGGCCGCGCAGGGCTTCTCCCATGTGGTGTTCGTGACCCGTTCCGACCGGGGCGTCAGCACCCGTTCCATCCGTCGCGAGGCGGTGGAGCGCTATCTGGCCGGGCGTGGCACGTCGGGTGGTGGTGCGTCTGCGGATGGTGTGCTGGGCGATGGCACGTCGGGTGATGTCTCGCTGGACGAAGGTGCGCTGAGCGGCGAGGTGCTGGTGTACGACGGCGGGGTCGACGACCTGCGCGCGCGTCTGGCCGCCGTGGTGGGGGAGCGCGGGGTCGGGCGCGTCTGCCTGTTCGCCAACAACGAGGAGAGCATGCGCGATGTGATGGAGGCGATGTCCGAGCTCGATGGCGAGCGGGGGCATGTCGGTGTGTGCGCCTTCGCCGACGAGCGATGGGCCCGTTACAGCGGCGAGGGCATCACCTGTCTCGACCAGCAGCCGGTGCTGATGGGTCGGACCGTTGCCAAGGCGTTGCTGGCGCGAACCTATGACGGCGGCGATGACGAGGCTTCCGTCGCCGAAGCGATCGCCGTGGACGGCGTCGTCGTGGCCGCGCGGAACGACGGCCATCTCCTATGTGAAGTGCCCGCGCAACTTCATATCCACGCCTCCACCAGGCTGTAG
- a CDS encoding ABC transporter permease subunit, with protein sequence MINKSILKQCLKSNGKMWAVFTAAAVAFLALIICTFDPTAFSAIASAAEGTALSGVTENLGSLLGTLETYYSMVAVLLGLVFVYLTSNSLVVEEVDSGSMAYTLSTPIRRSSVVITKMTYLIVSLALMMGVIAGSGYAITELRWGAVSDTAITDDVSVAAKSMNKDADYVRTHLYVIKDDAEALSVGADARDLDEDSYLAYLDMKMDDNAYKAAAKELTKNRFDQYEDVTGDDRPDNDEIEITKEELEADPSLMLDDDDALKAGAEPKGMTLIEYRDYIQQIVDEQNASEGETADAEATAGSTAEADSSTSDDGTVAATDAEAAALADATTLTLTDPSDIMQVAMMASAEALDTDTATLSDNLILMKEQKALDAASAATGVPAEQLTELVNQSMASAALSEDNGISFDNEAYAWLNFGCFLLLLAISAIGFFASCVFNRSKTAMALGGGLPFAFFLIEVITQMGESLENLKYFTINTLFDTEKIVAMDNFAPGLCALAGIAVTLYAAGCAIFCKKDLPL encoded by the coding sequence ATGATCAACAAGTCGATCCTCAAACAATGCCTGAAAAGCAACGGCAAGATGTGGGCGGTATTCACCGCCGCGGCCGTGGCGTTCCTGGCGCTGATCATCTGCACCTTCGACCCGACCGCGTTCTCGGCCATCGCCAGCGCCGCCGAGGGCACCGCGCTGTCCGGCGTGACCGAGAACCTCGGATCGCTGCTCGGCACGCTGGAGACGTACTATTCGATGGTCGCCGTGCTGCTCGGCCTCGTGTTCGTCTACCTCACCTCCAACAGCCTGGTCGTGGAGGAGGTGGACTCCGGCTCGATGGCCTACACGCTGTCCACGCCGATCCGCCGCAGCAGCGTGGTCATCACCAAAATGACGTATCTCATCGTCTCGCTCGCGCTGATGATGGGCGTGATCGCCGGTTCGGGTTACGCCATCACGGAGCTGCGTTGGGGCGCCGTGTCCGACACCGCAATCACTGACGACGTGTCCGTGGCCGCCAAATCCATGAACAAGGATGCGGATTACGTGCGCACGCATCTGTACGTCATCAAGGACGACGCCGAGGCGCTGTCGGTGGGTGCCGACGCGCGCGACCTGGACGAGGACTCCTATCTGGCGTACCTCGATATGAAGATGGACGACAACGCCTATAAGGCCGCCGCCAAGGAGCTCACCAAGAACCGCTTCGACCAGTACGAGGACGTGACCGGCGACGACCGCCCGGACAACGACGAGATCGAGATCACCAAGGAGGAACTGGAGGCCGATCCCTCGCTGATGCTCGATGACGACGACGCGTTGAAGGCGGGCGCGGAGCCGAAGGGCATGACGCTGATCGAATACCGCGACTACATCCAGCAGATCGTCGACGAGCAGAACGCGTCCGAAGGCGAGACGGCCGACGCCGAAGCCACGGCCGGCAGCACCGCCGAAGCCGATTCCTCCACGTCCGATGATGGGACCGTCGCCGCGACCGACGCCGAAGCCGCGGCCCTCGCCGACGCGACGACGCTCACCCTGACCGACCCGTCCGACATCATGCAGGTGGCGATGATGGCCTCCGCGGAGGCGCTCGACACCGACACCGCCACCCTCAGCGACAATCTGATCCTGATGAAGGAGCAGAAGGCCCTGGATGCGGCCAGCGCCGCGACCGGCGTGCCCGCCGAACAGCTCACCGAACTCGTCAACCAGTCGATGGCCAGCGCCGCCTTGTCCGAGGACAACGGCATCAGCTTCGACAACGAGGCCTACGCCTGGCTGAACTTCGGTTGTTTCCTGCTGTTGCTGGCGATCTCGGCCATCGGCTTCTTCGCCAGCTGCGTGTTCAACCGTTCGAAGACGGCGATGGCGTTGGGCGGCGGCCTGCCGTTCGCCTTCTTCCTGATCGAGGTGATCACGCAGATGGGTGAGTCGCTGGAGAACCTCAAGTACTTCACGATCAACACCCTGTTCGATACGGAGAAAATCGTGGCGATGGACAACTTCGCTCCGGGACTGTGCGCGCTGGCTGGCATCGCCGTGACGCTGTACGCCGCCGGCTGCGCGATCTTCTGCAAGAAGGATCTGCCGCTGTGA
- a CDS encoding ABC transporter ATP-binding protein, with the protein MASCIEIRNLTHDYGAGRGVFDVSLDVQDGECFGFAGINGAGKTTTIRHLMGFLKPDSGTTAIRGRDCWRDACEIKRSVGYVPGEIAFPAVGTGNDFLDLQMERARTHDRAYRDYVCDALQLDPTAGLKAMSKGMKQKTALAAAFMAKPDILIMDEPTTGLDPLMRDRFLELLDERLKAGCTVFMSSHIFGEMERSCDRVALIKDGHIADVKDVNEIRHNHHKEFRVEFATREEYERARALGFELAEDRPERLQITFGVDDGDIALLLNALMEFDVLWFKEIKHSLEEYVLTVFEAEEASKTDDTDMTGTTGTTGTTGTTDTADMTGTTDTLR; encoded by the coding sequence ATGGCCTCGTGCATTGAGATCCGAAACCTCACCCACGACTACGGCGCGGGCCGCGGCGTCTTCGACGTGTCGCTGGACGTGCAAGACGGCGAATGCTTCGGCTTCGCCGGCATCAACGGCGCGGGCAAAACCACCACCATCCGCCATCTCATGGGCTTTTTGAAGCCCGACTCCGGCACGACGGCCATCCGCGGACGCGACTGCTGGCGCGACGCATGCGAGATCAAACGGTCGGTCGGCTACGTTCCCGGCGAGATCGCCTTCCCCGCCGTGGGCACCGGCAACGACTTCCTCGATCTGCAGATGGAGCGCGCCCGCACGCACGACCGTGCCTACCGCGACTACGTGTGTGACGCCCTGCAGCTCGACCCCACGGCCGGACTCAAGGCGATGAGCAAAGGCATGAAGCAGAAAACCGCGCTGGCCGCCGCGTTCATGGCCAAGCCGGATATCCTCATCATGGACGAGCCCACCACCGGACTCGACCCGCTGATGCGCGACCGCTTCCTCGAACTGCTCGACGAGCGGCTCAAGGCGGGCTGCACGGTGTTCATGTCCAGCCATATCTTCGGCGAGATGGAACGCAGCTGCGACCGCGTGGCGCTGATCAAGGACGGCCATATCGCCGACGTGAAGGACGTCAACGAAATCCGCCACAACCACCACAAGGAGTTCCGCGTCGAATTCGCCACGCGCGAGGAATACGAAAGGGCCCGCGCCCTTGGATTCGAGCTGGCCGAGGATCGCCCCGAACGGCTGCAGATCACCTTCGGCGTCGACGACGGCGACATCGCCCTGCTGCTGAATGCGCTGATGGAGTTCGACGTGCTCTGGTTCAAGGAGATCAAGCATTCGCTGGAGGAATACGTCCTCACCGTGTTCGAGGCCGAGGAGGCCAGCAAGACCGACGACACCGACATGACCGGCACGACCGGCACGACCGGCACGACCGGCACGACTGATACGGCCGACATGACCGGCACGACCGACACGCTCCGGTAA
- a CDS encoding cystathionine gamma-synthase has protein sequence MTTATFDFADSAAFATATRAIHAGQEPDPATGAVVTPIYMTSTYKQDGVGAPRNGYDYSRSVNPTRDSFDAQLAAVEGARYALSFSSGLAAIDVLLRSTLRPGDNILLGNDVYGGTYRLLAKVFVPWGIGLDVVDVTDTAAVTAAMEVKEYRYLWVETPSNPLLNITDIAAVSAVAHEYGVKVAVDNTFASPALQHPLEDGADVVVYSTTKYIGGHSDVVGGAVALNDEETRDRIAFLQNAAGAVPSPFDSWLDIRGLKTLDLRVRRHSENALTIARWLEGRPEIERVWYPGLESHPGHEVAARQMHGGFGGMISVQVKGGLESAKRFAEATGIFTLAESLGGVESLIEHPGAMTHASVSGTTLEVPENLVRLSVGIEGVDDLIADLEQALRVL, from the coding sequence CCTCCACCTACAAGCAGGATGGGGTCGGCGCGCCGCGCAACGGATACGACTACAGCCGTTCCGTGAATCCGACCCGCGACTCCTTCGACGCGCAGCTCGCCGCCGTGGAGGGCGCGCGCTACGCGTTGAGCTTCTCGTCCGGACTGGCCGCCATCGACGTGTTGCTGCGCTCCACATTGCGCCCCGGCGACAACATCCTGCTCGGCAACGACGTGTACGGAGGCACCTACCGTCTGCTCGCCAAAGTGTTCGTGCCGTGGGGGATCGGCCTCGACGTGGTGGACGTGACCGACACGGCCGCGGTGACCGCCGCGATGGAGGTCAAGGAGTACCGCTACCTGTGGGTGGAGACGCCGAGCAATCCTCTGCTCAATATCACCGACATCGCCGCGGTCTCCGCCGTCGCGCACGAGTATGGCGTCAAGGTCGCGGTCGACAACACCTTCGCCTCGCCCGCCCTGCAGCATCCGCTTGAGGACGGCGCCGACGTGGTGGTGTATTCGACCACCAAATACATCGGCGGCCACTCCGACGTGGTCGGCGGCGCGGTGGCGCTCAACGACGAGGAGACGCGCGATAGGATCGCCTTCCTGCAGAACGCCGCCGGCGCGGTGCCCTCGCCCTTCGACTCCTGGCTCGACATCCGCGGACTCAAAACCCTCGACCTGCGCGTGCGGCGGCATAGCGAGAACGCGTTGACGATCGCGCGATGGCTGGAGGGACGGCCTGAGATCGAACGCGTCTGGTATCCAGGCTTGGAATCGCATCCGGGGCATGAGGTCGCCGCACGTCAGATGCACGGCGGATTCGGCGGCATGATTTCCGTGCAGGTCAAAGGCGGACTTGAGTCGGCGAAACGCTTCGCCGAAGCCACAGGGATCTTCACGCTGGCCGAATCATTGGGAGGCGTGGAAAGCCTGATCGAGCATCCGGGCGCCATGACCCACGCCTCGGTGTCCGGCACCACGCTCGAGGTGCCGGAGAATCTGGTGCGCCTGTCCGTCGGCATCGAAGGCGTCGACGACCTCATCGCCGATCTGGAGCAGGCGTTGCGCGTGTTGTGA
- a CDS encoding ABC transporter ATP-binding protein, translating into MDIIEVSHLTKDYGFNRGVFDVSFAVEQGEVFGFLGPNGAGKTTTIRHIMGFSKPQEGTIRVQGRDSWREAATIKRSLGYLPGELEFPSGMTGTQFIDYMAELRHVPDRARTDELIERFRVNPNGEIARMSLGQKRKLAIVAAFMHDPDVLVLDEPTSGLDPIMQERFIEFVADEKRRGKTILLSSHIFSEVDATCDRIAIIKDGHLVSTVVADELRHNDEKVFEAEFTTDEEYERFLAETTLTVDSARPERRQVRVRFTDDRDREFFAQMGRRQLVFLTEVKFTLEDYFMAFYDRKKSVEEGKEGMAHGLVH; encoded by the coding sequence GTGGACATCATCGAAGTGAGTCATCTCACCAAGGACTACGGGTTCAACCGTGGCGTGTTCGACGTCTCGTTCGCCGTCGAACAGGGCGAGGTGTTCGGATTCCTCGGCCCCAACGGCGCGGGCAAAACCACCACCATCCGGCATATCATGGGCTTCTCGAAACCGCAGGAGGGCACCATCCGGGTGCAGGGACGAGACAGCTGGCGCGAGGCGGCGACCATCAAACGTTCGCTCGGCTATCTGCCGGGCGAGCTGGAGTTCCCCTCGGGCATGACCGGCACGCAGTTCATCGACTATATGGCCGAGTTGCGCCATGTGCCCGACCGCGCGCGCACCGACGAGCTCATCGAACGCTTCCGGGTGAACCCGAACGGCGAGATCGCACGCATGAGCCTGGGCCAGAAGCGCAAGCTCGCCATCGTCGCGGCCTTTATGCACGACCCGGACGTGCTGGTGCTCGACGAGCCCACCAGCGGACTCGACCCGATCATGCAGGAGCGGTTCATCGAATTCGTGGCCGACGAGAAGCGCCGGGGCAAAACCATCCTGCTCTCCAGCCACATCTTCTCCGAGGTCGACGCCACCTGCGACCGCATCGCCATCATCAAGGACGGCCATCTGGTCTCCACCGTGGTGGCCGACGAGCTGCGGCACAACGACGAGAAGGTGTTCGAGGCGGAGTTCACCACCGACGAGGAATACGAGCGCTTCCTCGCCGAGACGACCCTCACCGTCGATTCCGCGCGCCCCGAACGCCGGCAGGTGCGCGTGCGCTTCACCGATGACCGCGATCGCGAGTTCTTCGCCCAGATGGGCCGCCGCCAACTCGTGTTCCTCACCGAGGTCAAATTCACACTGGAGGACTATTTCATGGCGTTCTACGACCGTAAGAAATCCGTCGAGGAAGGAAAGGAGGGCATGGCTCATGGCCTCGTGCATTGA
- a CDS encoding TetR/AcrR family transcriptional regulator C-terminal domain-containing protein — MTVAKSETRDRRARRTRKAIDEAFLSLMRQKGFERITVGEVAERADINRATFYLHYVDKYDWMNAYVDGLFEELAEEMGRPDVPIDELRQSQTLERLFAHLDRRFDTYALLLSNGGGDLLQRRLKPMIMTLMREMPATDQLQASPLETEFMAQLIASSAAGLIVWWVQNNRPISAHQVAGALMKVHRFVTTMKPDGDGDASIMGIEHIEHTDEPTSQAGGATQ, encoded by the coding sequence ATGACCGTGGCGAAAAGCGAAACCCGCGACCGCAGGGCGCGGCGCACGCGCAAGGCGATCGACGAGGCGTTCCTCTCGTTGATGCGGCAGAAGGGGTTCGAGCGCATCACGGTGGGCGAAGTGGCCGAACGCGCGGACATCAACCGCGCCACCTTCTACCTGCATTACGTGGACAAATACGATTGGATGAACGCCTACGTGGACGGGCTGTTCGAGGAGCTGGCCGAGGAGATGGGCCGGCCCGACGTGCCGATCGACGAATTGCGGCAGTCGCAGACGCTGGAGCGGCTGTTCGCCCATCTGGACCGGCGTTTCGACACCTACGCGCTGCTGCTGTCGAACGGCGGCGGCGACCTGCTGCAAAGGCGGCTCAAACCGATGATCATGACGCTGATGCGCGAGATGCCGGCCACCGACCAATTGCAGGCGTCCCCATTGGAGACGGAGTTCATGGCGCAGCTCATCGCGTCTTCTGCGGCGGGGCTGATCGTGTGGTGGGTGCAGAACAACCGGCCCATCTCCGCCCATCAGGTGGCCGGCGCGCTGATGAAGGTGCATCGCTTCGTCACCACGATGAAACCGGATGGCGACGGCGACGCGTCTATCATGGGAATCGAACACATTGAACACACCGACGAACCGACATCGCAGGCAGGGGGAGCGACGCAATGA